One window from the genome of Bartonella sp. WD16.2 encodes:
- the rpoD gene encoding RNA polymerase sigma factor RpoD — protein sequence MATKAKQKDSVAETGQVSLDSPLLDFSDDAIKKMIKLAKKNGYVTMDELNAVLPSESVTSEQIEDTLAMLSEMGINVVDDEDEVDSEPYEEEITIEGGDLVEATSRSIATISKCDTTDRTDDPVRMYLREMGAVELLSREGEIAIAKRIEAGRETMIAGLCESPLTFQALIIWREELNEKRILLREIIDLEMTYAGPEAKQAPAIERSGMERIKEEMPCSNMHDVDDLAADIGVEDEEEDEVSLSLAAMENELCPQVMETLDFIAETYVKLRKLQDQHVESSLADCKEDALSASQKKKCTQLKADLVQAVKSLSLNQNRIEALVEQLYDINKRLVHSEGKLKRLANNYGVGHEDFLKEYQGRELDADWINYIATLPGSGWKEFSTREAKVIQSLRSEIQSLAQETAISIGEFRRIVTQVQKGEREATIAKKEMVEANLRLVISIAKRYTNRGLQFLDLIQEGNIGLMKAVDKFEYRRGYKFSTYATWWIRQAITRSIADQARTIRIPVHMIETINKIVRTSRQILHEIGREPTPEELSSKLSMPLEKVRKVLKIAKEPISLETPVGDEDDSHLGDFIEDRNALLPIDAAIQANLRDTTTRVLASLTPREERVLRMRFGIGMNTDHTLEEVGQQFSVTRERIRQIEAKALRKLKHPSRSRKLRSFLDS from the coding sequence ATGGCAACAAAGGCTAAACAAAAAGATAGCGTGGCAGAAACGGGCCAAGTAAGTTTGGACAGTCCTCTTCTTGATTTTTCCGATGATGCTATCAAAAAGATGATTAAACTCGCCAAGAAAAATGGTTATGTGACAATGGATGAGTTGAATGCAGTTCTTCCTTCTGAATCAGTTACATCTGAGCAAATTGAAGATACATTGGCCATGCTTTCTGAAATGGGGATTAATGTTGTAGATGATGAAGATGAAGTCGATTCTGAACCTTATGAGGAAGAAATTACAATAGAAGGTGGTGATTTAGTGGAAGCCACCAGCCGATCAATTGCAACAATATCGAAATGTGATACGACAGATCGGACTGATGATCCGGTGCGCATGTATTTGCGTGAAATGGGAGCAGTTGAATTACTTTCACGTGAAGGTGAAATTGCTATTGCTAAGCGTATTGAAGCAGGGCGTGAAACAATGATTGCAGGGTTATGTGAGAGCCCTTTAACATTTCAAGCCTTAATTATATGGCGTGAAGAATTAAATGAGAAGCGTATCCTTCTTCGTGAAATTATTGATCTTGAAATGACTTATGCTGGTCCAGAAGCCAAACAGGCTCCTGCTATTGAACGCAGTGGAATGGAAAGAATAAAAGAGGAAATGCCGTGTTCTAATATGCATGATGTAGATGATCTTGCAGCAGATATTGGTGTTGAAGATGAAGAGGAGGATGAAGTTAGCTTATCGCTTGCAGCGATGGAAAATGAACTGTGTCCTCAGGTTATGGAAACTTTAGATTTTATTGCTGAGACGTATGTAAAACTGCGAAAATTGCAAGATCAACACGTTGAAAGCAGTTTAGCAGATTGTAAAGAGGATGCTCTTTCCGCTTCTCAAAAAAAGAAATGCACTCAATTGAAAGCTGATTTAGTTCAAGCAGTAAAATCTCTTTCTTTGAACCAAAATCGTATTGAGGCGTTGGTTGAACAGCTTTATGATATCAATAAACGGTTGGTTCATAGTGAAGGTAAATTGAAGCGGCTTGCTAACAACTATGGAGTTGGACACGAAGATTTTTTAAAAGAATATCAAGGCCGTGAATTAGATGCAGATTGGATTAATTATATTGCGACTTTGCCGGGGTCTGGCTGGAAAGAATTTTCAACTCGTGAAGCCAAGGTAATACAAAGTTTGCGCAGTGAAATACAAAGCCTTGCGCAAGAAACTGCTATTTCAATTGGGGAGTTTCGTCGAATTGTTACGCAAGTACAAAAAGGTGAGCGTGAAGCGACAATTGCTAAAAAGGAAATGGTGGAAGCCAATTTACGTCTTGTGATTTCAATTGCAAAAAGATACACTAATCGTGGTTTACAGTTTCTTGATCTTATTCAAGAAGGCAATATCGGCTTGATGAAGGCGGTCGATAAATTTGAATACCGGCGTGGATACAAATTTTCAACTTATGCAACATGGTGGATTCGTCAGGCAATTACGCGTTCGATAGCTGATCAAGCGCGCACCATTCGTATTCCTGTTCATATGATTGAAACTATTAATAAGATTGTTCGTACATCACGTCAGATTTTACATGAAATTGGGCGTGAGCCTACACCGGAAGAATTGTCTAGCAAGCTTTCTATGCCATTAGAAAAAGTGAGAAAAGTGCTTAAAATTGCAAAAGAGCCTATTTCACTTGAAACACCAGTTGGTGATGAGGATGATTCTCATTTAGGTGATTTCATTGAAGATAGAAACGCGTTATTGCCGATTGATGCAGCCATTCAAGCTAATTTACGAGATACAACAACTCGCGTACTTGCTTCACTAACGCCGCGTGAAGAACGTGTTTTGCGGATGCGTTTTGGTATTGGGATGAACACTGATCACACGTTGGAAGAAGTTGGTCAGCAGTTTTCAGTTACACGTGAGCGTATCCGCCAGATTGAAGCCAAAGCGCTTCGTAAATTAAAGCATCCTAGCCGTTCACGGAAATTACGCAGTTTTCTTGATTCTTAA
- the dnaG gene encoding DNA primase, whose amino-acid sequence MRFPPDFLDEIRSRLPISTVISQRVTFDPQKSKPARGDFWFCCPFHGEKTPSFHCNDRKGCYYCFGCGVSGDVFTFLCELDGLQFVEAVERLADLAGMKLPLLDPQSYEREMQKASLYDVMGMATDFFQSSLHDKGGKQALYYLNERGVTPELIKRFRIGFAPIGRTALKEALSMRGVSIKQMEDCGLLISGEDVTVPYDRFRNRIIFPIEDFRGRVVAFGGRTLDKSVRAKYLNSPETVLFHKGNMLYNAASARKSKHFMGKEKACSILVVEGYMDVIALTKAGFEKVVAPLGTALTEEQIALLWQMEPDCVFCFDGDDAGLKAAFRVADRVLPLLRVGVSVHFILLPQGEDPDEIIRAGGAPLFNSFLQKSIPLIELLWWRATYGQRFETPETRAALERRLKQEVFTIKDEDVRRYYFQDIKKRLFDFFSPPFLQKKNVGGYGKNQKDGIFKGQSFSTLENSNIVRNLPHSIPLREAVILLILVHYPDLLYENFEVLSELELKNTELINFHQSMLEILGSQQIHDKTVMIMLLEEKGQKAILERMRNLVQSVGMRTTFTKAPIEDARAVLKQAIYLHLREHHLHKRLQDIEEQLMENPKNEVFDLLRETKTELEQMRATEALIEGFGCWFDEEIDESEPNEIK is encoded by the coding sequence CTGCCCGTTTCATGGTGAAAAAACTCCAAGTTTTCACTGTAATGATCGTAAAGGCTGTTATTATTGTTTTGGTTGTGGTGTAAGCGGTGATGTTTTCACTTTTCTTTGTGAACTTGATGGATTGCAGTTTGTAGAAGCTGTAGAGCGTTTGGCTGATCTTGCAGGTATGAAACTACCTCTCCTTGATCCACAAAGTTATGAACGTGAAATGCAGAAAGCCAGTCTTTATGACGTTATGGGAATGGCTACGGATTTTTTTCAATCTAGCTTGCATGATAAAGGAGGAAAACAGGCACTTTATTATCTTAATGAACGTGGCGTGACGCCAGAGCTTATAAAACGCTTTCGGATTGGTTTTGCTCCAATAGGGCGTACGGCTTTAAAAGAAGCGTTAAGTATGCGTGGTGTTTCAATAAAGCAGATGGAAGATTGTGGTCTTCTTATATCGGGTGAGGATGTTACAGTTCCCTACGATCGATTTAGAAATCGTATCATATTTCCTATTGAAGATTTTCGTGGGCGTGTGGTGGCTTTTGGAGGACGCACGTTAGATAAAAGCGTGCGAGCAAAATATCTCAACAGTCCTGAAACGGTACTTTTTCATAAGGGGAATATGCTTTACAATGCAGCTTCTGCTCGCAAAAGCAAACATTTCATGGGAAAGGAAAAAGCATGTTCTATTCTCGTCGTTGAAGGCTATATGGATGTTATTGCGTTAACAAAGGCTGGTTTTGAGAAAGTGGTAGCGCCTTTGGGTACAGCATTAACAGAGGAACAGATTGCGCTTTTATGGCAGATGGAACCTGATTGTGTTTTTTGTTTTGATGGAGACGATGCTGGTTTAAAAGCTGCTTTTCGTGTAGCTGATCGTGTGCTACCCCTTTTAAGGGTTGGGGTATCTGTACATTTTATTTTATTGCCGCAAGGTGAAGATCCGGATGAAATTATTCGTGCTGGGGGTGCTCCTCTTTTTAATTCTTTTTTACAAAAATCAATTCCACTGATTGAACTTTTATGGTGGCGTGCTACTTATGGACAACGTTTTGAGACACCAGAAACGCGAGCAGCACTGGAACGAAGACTTAAACAAGAGGTCTTTACGATTAAAGATGAAGATGTACGTCGTTATTATTTTCAAGATATAAAGAAACGGCTTTTTGATTTTTTTTCTCCTCCTTTTTTACAAAAAAAGAATGTGGGAGGATATGGTAAAAACCAAAAAGATGGAATATTTAAAGGACAGTCTTTTTCTACTTTAGAAAATTCTAATATAGTGCGTAATTTGCCGCATTCTATTCCTTTGCGTGAGGCAGTTATTTTACTAATTTTAGTTCACTATCCTGATCTTTTGTATGAGAATTTTGAGGTTCTTTCTGAATTAGAATTAAAAAATACCGAGTTAATAAATTTTCATCAATCGATGCTGGAAATTCTTGGGAGCCAGCAGATTCATGATAAAACAGTCATGATTATGCTTTTAGAAGAAAAAGGGCAAAAAGCTATTTTAGAACGTATGAGAAATCTTGTGCAAAGCGTTGGTATGCGTACTACTTTTACTAAAGCTCCCATAGAAGATGCTCGTGCTGTATTAAAACAAGCTATCTACTTGCATCTTCGAGAACACCACCTACATAAGAGATTACAGGATATTGAGGAACAACTCATGGAAAATCCTAAAAATGAGGTTTTTGATTTACTGCGTGAGACGAAAACTGAATTGGAGCAAATGCGAGCAACAGAAGCTTTAATTGAAGGGTTTGGATGTTGGTTTGATGAAGAAATAGACGAGAGTGAGCCAAATGAGATAAAATGA